ATAGCTAATATTTTATGTCATTAACCAACTATTATCCTACAAAAGGTTAGATATGGCAGAGAGTATTTTTCTCATGATAAAGTTAATATTCAGAAAGTCACTGTACGATGATATGATCAAAACCAACTTCTCTTAAGCAGTAGAAAATTTGATGTCAGCTAGGTTCCTATACAGttgtgcttttttattttattttacatgtgCATATTCTGGAGTTGCTATGTGACACAGTAGACATCAGCTTGatctttcaaattcttatGCTGTGGCTCTTTTTAGATGAATTTATAGGTTTGTGGTGTATTctattgggaaaaaaatatatgtgctGTTGCATTAAATCTTTAGGCTTAATTTCTTTAGTTATACTGGTTTGTTGAGTGTCTCTTGTTCTTATCTATGCTCGGCAGATTTCTGTTGAAGATTATTTGGAAGAGCGGAATCATGTAGCTAAAATGCGCAGCCTTCTTTTTCGTCATGAGATGAAGAGAAAACGCATCAAGAAGATCAAATCAAAAACATATCATCGTCTGCTGAAGAAAGATAGGCTGAAAGCAGCATCTGTGGAAATGTTGATGGATCCTGAAGCAGCAAAAGAAGACGCGAGGAAGCAAGAATTTAAACGAGCAGAGGTGATTGGAAGTCTCCATTGATTATTACAAGCATCCCCTGTCCTAAGAAGTATTGTCTTTCagattttaaaagtaattttttttttggttcttttaTCTATATTGATGCAGGAACGCATGACTCTAAAGCACAAAAACAGTTCAAGGTGGGCAAAGCGCATTTTAAAGCGTGGTCTGGATGCCCAAGATGAAGGTACTCGAGCAGCTATAACTGAACAACTCCAACAACATGCACTTTTGactagaaaaatgaaatctaTGAAGGATAGCAGCAGCAGTGATGATAGTAGTGATGAGGATGATGTTGACGAAAATTCTGCGGGTTCTGACCAGGACAGGGCATCCAAGTTGTATGCAACAGCAAAAGAGAAGACACTTAAAGTGTTAGCAGAAGATGATGAAGTGCCTGAATCTGGAGTGCTTTCTTTACCTTTTATGGTGAATCACTGTTATATTTTACTTATGACTGCAGATTCATGAAcctattaattttctttatttgtttaattttaatttttcttcataatttttaatgtaggTACGCGggatgaaaaaaagaaaagaagaagcaaTTCAAGAAGCTAATGCTGCTCTTCAAGAGTATGAGTCATCATTGAAAAAGTTGGAGGGTACAGGTGgggaagaaaatttaaaagaaggCGCTGCAAGTGGTAGGAGGGTCTTTGGTCCAGTTAAAAGGGAGGTTTTGGTACCAAGTAAAAAGATTGAAACAGATAATTACTATGGTAACAGTGATAGTGAAGGTGACCTGGAAGCTGAAGCAAATATGGATGCTGGAAATGGTACTAATAATGATGTGCAGAAGAATGTTAAAACTGATTCATTCACTCTTCATGTAGATCATGAGAGTCATCCGGATTCTGTGTTTAAGGTAATGGATTTCTTGTTTCCAGCTTTCAGTGGAGTTTTTACCTcaaatgtgttttttttttttctaacacAAGTAATGTGTTTTGAAATTCACAGAGCTTTGAAGATGTTGTTAGGGACCCAGGTCCGAAGACATCATATGATGTTGCTATTTTTGCATCAGGCACATGGAAAAAGGTTTAATTTCCCTTCTTACTATAGCTTCTTCTATATTGGTGATCGGGCGTTCAACGCTAATTGTTACTAGGTATATAATGAGCAGATGAAAAGCGGAAATGATGTGGATGCCAACAATGAGAAGTCTATGAAGGTTGTTGAACCTGCATTGAATGATCAAGGTTTAGAGGTAGTTCCCTTCTGGTCTTTTCTTTTGCTCTACAGTTACGTGATTATTCGTGGCTTACAATTTCTTGCCTGTTAATGGTCTAGGAAACTGCAAGGGAAGTGGATGAGGAAAGTGAGACTGATAGTGAAGGACAGATGGTAGATGGGATTTTATCGTCTGCTCCTAAAGCATCATACAAACTTCCTTCCCAAGAAGAGCTTATACGCCTTGCTTTTGCCGGGGATGATGTGGAGGAAGATTTTGAGGAGGATAAGGAAAAGGTTCTGAACGAGGAGAATCCTGTACCTGAAAAACCTAATTTAATCCCTGGTTGGGGACAATGGACAGATGTGCAGCGAAAGAAAGGTGTACCTTCATGGATGTTGGATGAGCATGAAAATGCCAAGAAGATGAGGGAAGAAGCTCTTAAGAAGAGAAAGGATGCACATCTCAAACATGTCATTATTTCTGAGAAGTTGGATAAAAAGGTTTGTCCTctttatatgataatttataaCATACAAGAAACTACTCTTGTTACCCCTCCATTTGGTGTTTAGACTTCTTCTTGCAGTTAGTCATGTAAGGTAATATGATAAACAGAAGCATGGTTGACAACTGttggaagaaaaaaacttGAAGTTAAATTATGTTGCTAGACTATTTATGTTGTGGTGGCCATTACCGTGTTGTGCCCATGTCGTGCCCAAGTACGGCATGCCCCATTGGCAGAAAAACTTGGCCTGGCACGGCTGATTGATGGGCTGTGCTTTTTAATTGATGtttataaatagataaaacttttttaaaaaaattaaagaatgattacaaaaaaaatgataaatataaaaataacatagttGAAGTTCGAGTAAAAATCTGTATGTTAGATTTACTTTTGCTAGCCTTAGGAATTGTGTTGTGCACTTAAGTCACATTTGCCACATGCTTAATTATCGTCTGCTTTACTACACTTTCTTTTGGTTAACATGTCTTTGTATTTTGTTGACTTGGCAGGCTGAAAAGCTGCATACAAAAACTCTGCCTTACCCTTTCACGTCTAAGGAGGTTTTTGAGCAGAGCATTCGTGTCCCTGTTGGACCCGAATTCAATCCAGCAACAGCTGTCGGAGCTCTTACTCGGCCAGATGTGAGTGCCTTATAAAAACCACCGCatcaagtttttaattctcttttgTCTTAAGAAAAGGAACATATGAACCGACTTGTGGTTCCTTGTCCCTGCAACCTTACTTTGGAAGAGGGGAATATAGTTTTATTACCGTTTAAGATGTTAATACTAGCATATATTgctcatttttcatttctgaCGTTCAATATGATCTTTGCAGGTGAAGAAGAAATCTGGTATCATTATAAAACCGATCAAATTTGAGGAAGTGAACCCTCATGAAAAAACTGAGGACCACAAAGGAAGTGGAAAGAAACACAAGAACAGTAGGAATAAAGGCAACAGTGGCAAGAGAACAGGAACAAGGCCAGTGGTGGTAAAATcatgaagaagaggaagaaggcGGTGACCAAAACCTAACAATGCTGTTGTATGCTGAAATTTTGTTTcctgtttttgaaaaaagaggGAACCAAAAGAAGAATGCATGTAATCGTCGCAGTCAGAAGTGAGCCTATAAAGGCATGTTTGAGCCACGTGCAGATTCTGGCAACAGGCAATATGTGGGAGGTTTCACTCCAGTTTTGTTCggatataaatatattttttgtaatcttttattcttcttgtTCCTTGAAGTTCCTGTCATTAGTCAAATGCAGTGCATAGAACCTGGTAGTCGattaattggttgtttttgAACCATTATATTGTATGGGAAAAGCATAACAATAATCCATTTATGGAATGAACGAGTGATTGAAAAGTAAGATGCTTTTATAGAGAATAATTGCAGTAAAACAATTATGCAGTTCAAATGGAAACTGGTTAAAAAGTTGGGGCTGAAAAAATGGTCAAATGCAAAAAGTACAAGGACAAGGCTAATTCTGGCTACTCGAAAGTGTAGAGGGCACCGTACAAGCTGCACAAACTGGCAAAATTAGATCAACAAAAACTTAATTTCTGCCGGGTTATAATTGTACAACACATTCCTTCTGGATTATACAAGGCTGGATACATCTTTCAAACCAGGTAATAGGTCAAAATGAACCTATCTCTGTTCTTAGATAAAATTATGCAAGcgaaaattgaaaatacaaaagagaaaatagaTTATTATACTATTCCATTCTCCCCAACGCGAAATGCCTGTGATAGGCGAACATTAGTCCCAGGTCCAGCCATAAACCCTGATAAAAGGACTCAATTCTTTAGAAATATTGACATATGGTCACCTTAACAGAACAAGTGGTAATAGATAAAAAGAGCAATGACATAGATAATTGGCTTGCTCAATGCTACTGatatttttaagtatttaCCAACTATAATAATGCATTGTCCTCTTAAACAGATTGCATAGCAGAGGCAATTTTTACAATATAGATATATAGTATTATGTCAAAACAGGGGATTTAAGAAAAAGGGCaataactcaaaaataaaagaaggatAAGTGAAGATCAAGTTGTCTTGCCtgctcttcctcttcttcttcaatgaTTTCTTTACCCTTTTCAGTCATCTTCACTCCACTAGTTCCAGCGCCAAGAGCCCGTTCGTAAGAACTGGTCCCAAAACCAAGTGCCTGTTTGTAAGAACTGGTCCCAAAACCAGGCGCCCATTCGTAAGAACTAGTCCTAACACCAAGTGTCGGTCTAGAAGTAGTTGCACCAGAATAAGTAGACATTGTCGGAACCCCATTAACtttcttatatataataagaCACTCCATGAAGGCATCCATGTAAAAAGACCATGGTTCCCCACGAACATTCATATTCCTGCTTCTTCGACCACCCTTAGGATTAATTGCAGACAACTTGCCCTTCTCAACTGTCCCTACTAGAACTTCTCCATTTCTCCTAAGCCCTAATATCTTCCCCAAACCTAAATGAGAATGAACATCATACAGCTTTGTCCAAGACTCTGCCACACCATGCTCATTCATCACCCAAATGCAacatctataaaaaaattgcacATAAGTATTTGCATTTGTATGATAATGTATCAAAGCAAGTGATTCATTGATCAGTCCAACAGAAATCTTCTGCCTTTCTCCGACTCCTAATTCATTTGCTTCTCTCATTACATTATCCGGCAGCTTAAATTCCTTAAATACTTCATCATTCAAGTCAAACACAGCGATAATCAATTGTGAAACTAATCTTTCATCACTTCCTTCATAATATCCAATCCAATGCAATGCCCCATTCACACAGACATGCGCTGAATCCTGTTTGATAACATAAGACGGCGCAGACTCAGTAATGTTCTCCCACTCTCCTGTACCTAGAGTGAAAACATCAACAACTTCGATAACCCTTTTTGAACCTTCACAAGTATTCTCCAACCGATACACAATTCTCACAACCTTATAGTCATTACTCTTGGGATCAAACCCAAATCCGAAACAAGACAGGAAAGCTTCCTCACCATTAAACTTTATAGAAGGGCCATAGCCGCGTCTGGCATACGGCTGAAGAATTCTACCCACTGGGGGCTCAATTGGAAATGGTTTAAAAGAGTATCCAACAGAAGGGTTCCAAAAAAGTATTGACTCTGGAGATCTTCCAGCTTTGGAAATCTCAAGCAAACACACTAACCCACAACAGAAACCAATAATCATGTAATTGGAAAGTCCATGATCAAATGGCAATTCCAATTCTTCAAACTTCTGACCAAATGACTTATCATCACTGTGTAAAGTGAAAATTTCCTTGCGTTGTTTTGAATCATAGTGACTTAGAAGTAAGCgcttgttatttttgttgttattgaaGGACAGCTTATTGTAATTGGAAAGGAAATTAGAGTCGCTGATTATAGAGCACCAGACTTTGCATACACACCTGCAATCTAAAACGGTTTTTGCCGGTAGCTTGAAGAAGATGTTTGCAAGAACTTCGTCCGGTAAGTAATCTGACATTTCCGTaactattttcttcttctgcttcctctgctttttcctttgtttCGTATGTAAAAGACTGAGACTCCTGAAAATGCTTATGTATGCTGAACGACGTGCTTACGTATGCTGACCTTTCAAAGCTTTTACTAGATTTTACTAAATGGGTTATGAGATTACATAAATACCCCTGAAGcagctaaaaaaattaacacaaatacACAATTGTTCAAAATATGGGTTATTTcccattatttctaaattttctacCTTTTTCTAATGTCTTTTAGGTTATTTTTCACACTCTAGGCATTCTACACCTTTTCTAAATTGATTAACTGTAGGCATTCCACACTTTTTTCTAAATTGACTACATCTTGTATATATGGGTCAATTTCATAATCATTTAATATTTCCAGCTATTACTTTCTATctattcttctttaattttggatttttttttcttgtaattattgaATCTCTAAATGATTTGATTATGTCTATTTATGTATATGTTTTGGCTTGATTTTAGTTTAGCCCAAAATACTATGATAACTTCTCAGTAGGGGGtgattttctaataaaaatggAGACTGAACTAAAAGTAGTTTTTTTAAGACAATGACGATTGAGACGAACCTAAAATCACCAAAAATAACTATTAGAGACTTTGCCAGTGGTGGCCGGTGATGGCACTCCGACGGTCAAGTcagtaaaaagtaaaagaaggTGATGTGTTTCACAGAAACCTTAGAATAAGAGAAAGTTAAGTGAGTTTGTGAATGAATTCACTTGTCTTCTTAGTGAAACCAACCTAATCTTTTAAAATGGAGTACCTCTAAGGgcatctttatttctttttggacACATGACGACCACTATTAGTGATTTCCCTCTTCATGTAGGGTTCTTGAGTAATTTGGCCCCTTTTGTGGAGGCCTTTTAGCATGCTTAGGTTGGAGAGTTGTCCTTTTGAATGAGCCAATGGACTGAGGAGCACGTGATTTCATTGAAAATGGTGCAGTTTTCTTTGTGGTCCCCTTTCTTTAATTATGAGTTTGGCAACTTATAGGGAGGTATTTTAGAGACAACTCAGGTGGGGACCCTACTAAAATGATGTGATTTGGTGCTATTGTCATGACTATCATTGTTCTATGGTCCTGTATAGACACATGAcaacttatatatattttgtaggAGGTATTTTTCTATCACTGTTAGACAATTTGAATGGTTGATGCTAGTTCTTTAAGATCTTCTCATTTTGTCCTCTCTtctcaatttctcattcatcCTTTATCACAATCCTGAATCACATTTCCTATGTGCCATGTCCTTGATACCTGTAGTCTATATTTTACCACCAATAGTATGTGTGACTAGCTTCTGGTACTTCTAGCctattattgataataatatagcataataattaattcctttaggttttttagtttaaaactaattaattaattcattatatatcaaaattcaatttctttttttttagtatattttCTACTGATTTTCTTAAGTTTTCaattaagagaaaacttaagaGTTCGAGAAattagacaaaataaaaaaaaattaatcaactcTATTAACTTTCATGTTGTAAAGGACTaaactcaaattaaactaacgggaatttttcttttttttgttaagattttatagttaaagagggaattgtttttaaaaaaattattgtctaGTTAGTTTAGGCATTGAAGGGGTCAAAGATTGAACTTGCAAAAGTGAGGTGCGAGGTACTGAAGAGTGAAGAAATTGTTTGGTCTTCCGGACTCCAATATACAGGGGTAATTACGTCTTCTTGGTCGTAAAATTCGGACGGTCAGTTTGTGAGTGCTGACCGCTACTGTACTTaggatatttttgtaattttcaaactgtaagggatttttttttttaaaaaaaaaaaatagagtcaCTTGTTTGTTTGTAAACCGATCATAATTTGCCCAAGTCTTCGTCAGTCAACTCTGTTGTCAGGTTCTGCTTTACAGGTAAGCGTCCTTATCCTTTTTTCGGGTCAAAATTAAGTATAATATACGAGTATTATTCCGCAATGATAAAACAGAAGTAGGACGGCAAACGGTGGGTAAAACGGCGCCGTTTTTTGTCCTTAT
This window of the Citrus sinensis cultivar Valencia sweet orange chromosome 8, DVS_A1.0, whole genome shotgun sequence genome carries:
- the LOC102624815 gene encoding uncharacterized protein LOC102624815 produces the protein MVEQKRKAAESADSTKHKMKHSKKPKRQSKKLDGGGEKKKRKGPRLPNSLRKEIDRLNTNSLNGSDEDIGSDEARDFYEYEEPLPQEESRKNRRFDPVENYEYELPEKFEDENVLSDDEDDNNDIENNCGRRGISKQVGDEFQDGDNDERHLRMLQGVTGMPSEFFEGKKKKKNVVISEAYPESEFNPTRDVLDGNGQISIDDLLEPLQGKSGYSKLRKRMHQMRKKSTSVLAPLPKPEQEKLERKVVYEQSKKDITKWEPLVKMNREAPSIYFDEDTNLGFSTVGAIAAGFEPRTEFEKKMASLVNDDKVKEAHKQDGSKLLELNKISVEDYLEERNHVAKMRSLLFRHEMKRKRIKKIKSKTYHRLLKKDRLKAASVEMLMDPEAAKEDARKQEFKRAEERMTLKHKNSSRWAKRILKRGLDAQDEGTRAAITEQLQQHALLTRKMKSMKDSSSSDDSSDEDDVDENSAGSDQDRASKLYATAKEKTLKVLAEDDEVPESGVLSLPFMVRGMKKRKEEAIQEANAALQEYESSLKKLEGTGGEENLKEGAASGRRVFGPVKREVLVPSKKIETDNYYGNSDSEGDLEAEANMDAGNGTNNDVQKNVKTDSFTLHVDHESHPDSVFKSFEDVVRDPGPKTSYDVAIFASGTWKKMKSGNDVDANNEKSMKVVEPALNDQGLEETAREVDEESETDSEGQMVDGILSSAPKASYKLPSQEELIRLAFAGDDVEEDFEEDKEKVLNEENPVPEKPNLIPGWGQWTDVQRKKGVPSWMLDEHENAKKMREEALKKRKDAHLKHVIISEKLDKKAEKLHTKTLPYPFTSKEVFEQSIRVPVGPEFNPATAVGALTRPDVKKKSGIIIKPIKFEEVNPHEKTEDHKGSGKKHKNSRNKGNSGKRTGTRPVVVKS
- the LOC102625096 gene encoding F-box protein At3g07870; protein product: MSDYLPDEVLANIFFKLPAKTVLDCRCVCKVWCSIISDSNFLSNYNKLSFNNNKNNKRLLLSHYDSKQRKEIFTLHSDDKSFGQKFEELELPFDHGLSNYMIIGFCCGLVCLLEISKAGRSPESILFWNPSVGYSFKPFPIEPPVGRILQPYARRGYGPSIKFNGEEAFLSCFGFGFDPKSNDYKVVRIVYRLENTCEGSKRVIEVVDVFTLGTGEWENITESAPSYVIKQDSAHVCVNGALHWIGYYEGSDERLVSQLIIAVFDLNDEVFKEFKLPDNVMREANELGVGERQKISVGLINESLALIHYHTNANTYVQFFYRCCIWVMNEHGVAESWTKLYDVHSHLGLGKILGLRRNGEVLVGTVEKGKLSAINPKGGRRSRNMNVRGEPWSFYMDAFMECLIIYKKVNGVPTMSTYSGATTSRPTLGVRTSSYEWAPGFGTSSYKQALGFGTSSYERALGAGTSGVKMTEKGKEIIEEEEEEQGLWLDLGLMFAYHRHFALGRME